The DNA sequence AGAGTCTTCTTGATGCCGAGGAACGGCTCGTTTCGGTACAGTATCAAACTAAGATTGCCGAAATTTCTTTGTTTCAGATTTCTGGCAGGATAATGGAATACATCTAGGTTTTGCCTGTAAATAACTGCCATATAAAGCAATAACCTTTCGTCGAGGAGGGTTGTTCCTAAAATACCTTTCGATAAAATCATGTTATTGTTGCGAAAAATCATCTCCCTGAAGATTTAAAGTCATACTTTTGTGGCTTCAGGGTAATAATTAACAATTGCACATGAAGCCAAAAATAGCCGCACAGTCTGGCACCTTCGAATCAAGTGATGTCATTTTTCTTATCGAACCACGTCCTGATAATTCGGGCCGTAAGTTGGAGATATCGTCTACCGTTATGCAACAGTTTGGAGCCAATTTTAACCGGATTATCGTTGAAATGCTGGATCAATACGATATGACAGATATTCACTTGATTGCAAAAGACAAAGGAGCATTGGAGCCCACCATTAAAGCCCGTCTCGAAACAGCCATCAAGCGCTCGCTCGACGAACAGGAAGGAACATTAAAATAATCCAGCTATGACAAAAATATTTAAAAAGCGTCGGTCAATGCTTTACATTCCGGGCAACAACCCGGCGATGATTCAGCAAGGAGGAGTTTATGGAGCCGACAGCATTTTGCTCGATCTGGAAGATGCAGTTGCGCTGAATCAAAAGGATGCTGCCCGAATTTTGGTTCGAAATATGATTAATGTAATCGATTTTTACGATTCCGAAGTTTGTGTCCGGGTGAATCATTTGAGTACGCCTTTTGGTCTGGCCGATCTCGAAGCCATTGTCCCGTTGCAGCCTTCAGCCATTCGTTATCCGAAAACTGAATCGGGCGAAGAAGTGGCTGAATTGTTGAAAATCATTGAGCAGATTGAGGATCGACATGGACTTCCGCATACAAAAATGACACTTCATGCCATGATCGAGACTGCAATGGGAGTTCAGAATGTATTTGATATTGCCAGTAAATTCGATCGGGTGGATGCCATTACCATTGGTGGACAAGATTTGACTGCCGACATGAATATCGTTTATACTCCCGATGGCGCCGGAATCGATTTTGCCCGGAAACGGATTGTTATGGCCGCCAAGGCCAGTCACATCGATGTGATTGATACCGTTTTCCCTGATGTAAACGATGAAGATGGTTTACGGAGAGAGACTGAATACGCCAAAAGGATTGGATTTACAGGTAAGGCCGTGATTAATCCACGACAAATTGAAATCATCCACGACGTTTACACGCCAACTGATGAGGAAGTCAGAAAAGCTTATCGCATCGTTAAAGAATTTAAGATAAACAGTGCCGCAGGTATAGGCGTTTTTGCCATCGACGGAAAGATGATCGATGCGCCAATCGTTACCCGCGCCGAGTATATCCTGAGACTGGCAAATGTGACGGTGGGATAAATGTTATTTGTAGAGACGCGATGCATCGCGTCTTTAACGATAATCGTAAAACAACAAAATTAAAATCACTGAAATGCTAAATAGTTTAGGCAGAGAAATTCCTGAATACATTGAGGGAATTGGGAAATTAGAACCTTTTCAGGGGGCACTCACAAAACTGAGCAAAGGTTGGATGGACGAACCTACCATTCCTGCACCCAATAAGGCATATCTGCCACATCAAAGCAAATTGTGCAATTCGCTCGAAGAAGCTATCCTGCGCAGCAATCCGCACAATGGAATGACTGTTTCGTTTCATCATCACTTGCGGAACGGCGATATCTTGCTTGTTCAAACGCTTACTATTCTTCACAATATGGGAATCCGCGACATTACGCTGGCTTCCTCTTCGCTCAACGAATGTCACGACCCGATTCTTCCTTATCTGGAAGATGGGACGGTTACACGCATTTATTCATCGGGTATCCGAAGCCAGTTGGGACGCGCGATAGCCTTGGGAGTACTCGATATTCCGGTGGTTATCCATTCACACGGAGGTCGTGTTCGCAGCATTCATACTGGAAAGATTCAGATTGACCTGACCGTTATAGCGGCCTCGGCCGCCGACTGCGAGGGAAATGCAACAGGTTCTCATGGGAAATCGGCATTTGGATCAATCGGTTATGCTGTTATTGATGCCCGGTATGCCAAACAGGTCATAGTGGTTACCGACAATCTGGTCAATTTCCCATGTATTCCACTCTCAATTTCTCAAAATTTTGTGGACCAGGTTGTGGTGGTTGACTCGATTGGCGACGCCTCGAAAATTGCAACCGGAACAACGCGTATCACCAATTCGCCAATGGATCTTCGGATAGCTAAGCTGGCTGCTGATGTAATCGAACATTCTGGATTTTTTGAGCCCGGATTTGCTTTTCAGGTTGGAGCTGGTGGTGCATCACTTGCTGTAGCGAAGTTCATTCGCGAAAAGATGAAGACTAAAGCCATCAAAGGAAGCTTTATGCTCGGTGGTATTACTTCGTATTGCGTAGATATGTTGAATGACGGGCTTTTCGAGACGATCTTCGATGTTCAGTCGTTCGATGCAACCGTTAGTAATTCGCTCCTGAATAACCGTCGGCACATTGAAATCCCGGCTGCACTTTACGCCAATCCGTTCAACTGCGGCTGTATCACCAATAAAATTGATGTGGTTGTTCTCGGTGCGCTTGAAATCGACGTTGATTTTAACGTGAACGTCATAACCGGTTCCGAAGGCAATGTGCGCGGTGCATCAGGTGGTCATTCCGATACAGCATCAGGAGCAAACCTAACCGTAGTGGTTTGTCCTTCGTTTCGCGGCCGTATCCCAATCATAAAAAAACGTGTTCATACTATTGTAACTCCCGGAGAGTCGATTCACGTGTTGGTCACTGAACGTGGAATCTGCGTAAATCCGGCATTCCCTGAACTGGAAGCAAATCTCAAAAGGGCAGGGTTGAACATTAAAGATATTCACGACCTTGAAATTGAGGTTGACAAAATAACCGGAATTCCGGCGCCACTCGAATATACTGACAAGATTGTGGGAATTGTTGAGTACCGCGATGGAACCATTATCGATGTGATTCATCAGTTGAAAGAGAAATAAAAAATAGGAAAAAGTCACTAGTCATTCGTAAAATGCCTTTTAAACTTTTTCCCAATGACTAATGACAGTTTCCTGTAAAGTACAGGATCAATAAAACAAGGAGAACCACAATCGAACCACTCGAATCTATATTAAAAGCCCGCGATCAGCGGGCTTTTCTGAAAGCACAAATTGCTCAGAAAGGCTTGCCCAGCTTAAGTTTAAGCCTGAATGTTCCCGGTTTTCCCAAAAGTAATTCAACTGTGGGTTCTTTCTTTCGATCTTGCTTACGCGATTTGAAAAATACTTTTGTAGCTCACCGGATTGATATTCATGAAAAAGAAGCTATTGAAATATGCGATACTGCCGGAGATTTTTACCTGATTCCTTTTTCAATCGACGATTTCGGTCTGAATGAGATCAAACAAATCTGCGAAGACTTTGAAGAGAACCATCCTTTGGGACGATTCGTTGATGTGGATTTGAATGATCAACAAGGAAATACGGTTTCCTCCGGAAAATCGAAATTGTGCTTTTTTTGCCGTGAAAAACCAGCCATCGAATGTCGGCGTGAAAATGCCCACAGTTTCGACGAATTAAGAACGTTCATGTTTTCTGAAATGGCTGTATTTCTTGGATGTCAGCGAAAAAAACAGATCATTAAGAAACTCGCTTCACTGGCACAGCAGGCGATTCTGGCGGAGATTGCGCTCACTCCCAAGCCCGGATTGGTCGATCGGCATAGCTCCGGAAGCCATTCTGATATGAATTACCAGATGTTTGTTGATTCCACTGAAGCTATTTCTTTCGGATTTGATGAGTTGGTGCGCGAAGGTTTTGCTTTTCAGAATGACGATTTAACAAAGGCCTTGCCACGACTTCGCGACATCGGTTTGCAAATGGAATCGGCGATGTTTGAGGCAACCGGAAATGTCAATACGCAAAAAGGCGTTATCTTTTTGATGGGACTTTCTTTGTTTGCCTGCGGAAAGTTGTTCAGCCAAAGCGATCGGTTTCAGGTCGGAGAATTCAGGAATATCATCAGAGGAATTTGTAAAGATATGGTTCGGAATGAAATGGGTAATCCTTCAGGGAAAAGCCATGGAGAAAAAGTATTCCTGAAGTATGGTTTCAGTGGAGCGCGAGGTGAGGCTGAAAGCGGATTTGCAACGGTTTTTGATTTTGGTTTGCCCGAAATCATTCAGGAAAAACAGCTCAATGATGAATCGATGACTAAATGTTTGCTGGCTATTGCGGCAAATAACAACGATACAAATATCCTTTTCAGGAGTAATACTGAAGTTTTGAATCGGTTTAAAAACCTTTGCCGAATTGCTTTGGATGATTTCAATCCGGCAAATTATGATGCTCTGGCTGATGTTTGCAAACAGGAAAATATTTCTCCCGGAGGCTCGGCTGATTTGCTTGCAGTGACTACTTTTGTCTGGTCGGTTATTCAGGCCGACAAACAAAAGCATTTTACCTTTTAGACCGAATAAATGACATTTGAAGATACCGATTTTCGTCAGGAGACACTTGATCTGGATAATCCTTTTGATCTTAAACTGGTTAAGGATTTTCTGGCCCGACTCGGATTTGAGTTTGATCCGGCGGAGGTGGAATGCACCATGATTGTGTATAACCTGAAAGGCGATTTGGTGGGAACCGGCTCACACATGGGGCGAATTTTGAAATATGTTGCTGTTGCCCCAACGTTTCGTGATACCACTGCTTTTGCCCTGATTGTTAGTTACATGACAGAAAAGCTCCTGAAAATTTACAAGCATACTTTTGTTTTTACACGCCCTGAGAATTCAGTTCGGTTTCGTGGATTGGGCTATACCGAAATTGCATCGGCTGAACCTCTTTTTTCGGTACTTGAATTCGGATTCGAATCGATAACAACTTATCAGGATTACCTGAAAGCCTTGAAAATACCGACCGAATCCCCGAATGTGGCTGCTATGGTGGTCAATTGCAACCCATTTACCAACGGACATAAATTCCTGATCGAAAAGGCTGCTTCGGAGAATGAAGTTGTCTATTTGTTTGTAGTAGAAGAAGATCGTTCAGCTTTTCCGTTTAAAGTACGTTGGGAGCTGATCCGCAAAGGGATTGAACATCTTCAGAATGTGGTGATGGTTCGCGGTGGAATGTACATTGTTTCTGGAGCCATTTTCCCATCTTATTTCCTTAAAAAAGAATTGGTTAGCGATGTAATGCAAAAACAGGCAGAACTGGATGTCAAAATTTTTTCTAAGTACGTTGTGCCAATTCTGGGGATCAAAAAGCGCTACGTTGGTACCGAAAATTACTGCAAAGTTACCGGTGCATACAACCAGGCGATGAAATCAATACTTCCATCTTTTGGTGTAGAGGTTGTCGAAATCACTCGAAAAGCTGTGGGTTCGGGAGCCGATCACTTACCTGATTACATTAGCGCTTCCAAAGTTCGCAAGGCCATCAAACACGATAAATTGCCTGAAATCATTGATTTTCTTCCTGACTCAACCCGTGAGTTCCTTTTTTCTGACGAATCACTCGAAATCCGTCAGAAAATAAAGGTAAGTACTGGAAGACATTAGATTCAAGTAAATATTGTTTAGGCAAAAGGCAAAATAAGTTTTTCAAATCTTGCTTACAGATCTGTCAATTCAAAATTCATTGAATTAAGAAACTCTTTCATAGCTTTTAGTGTCGCTTCTTTGTTGTGTACAAATCGATGGTTTGCAGCTTTGGTTAATAAAAACAGCAGTCCATATTCTTCAGAAAGACTGGTAACAAAAACAATCTGTTTCGGATTAATGACTGGGTTATAATCTTTTAGAATATTATCAAAAAGCTGGTTGAGAGTCTCTATATTAATCTGAACGGTTTTATTAAAAACAGGCTCAAAAGCGAATTGACTATATCCATCCATCGAACAAAGAAATAATGCCCAACCTTCACGAACTCGGATTTTTGCGGCGTGTATGTAAACACGCTCGTATACTTCCTCAGGAGTATGTTTCATAATGGTCTTTTTCCTATTGTTTTATGTTTCTTAGCCGAAATCAATAATCCGAATTCCTTCCCGAAGCTTTAATGAGTTCTTTCAATAGGTTGTTGAATTCGTCGGCTTTTTTTAAATCTTCAATGCTTTGTTTCATTCGGAATCGCCATTTGTGGCGCACATTACTTGGGTAATTGATCTGCTCTGCCTGAGTTTTCTCCCATCTGAATTTACTGTCCATCGAAATTAAATCCTGAATTGGGATAGTTACCCACATTGCAGGTGAATATAGATGTTGGGTAATGATTTGCTGACAAATCCATGGCTCAGCAAAGTAAGGTGCCAGTCCGGCATTTCCCAGTTCAAGGTTATGAAACTGTTGGGTCTTTTCCCGGTCTTCTTCCCACCATCCGCGAATGGTTGACATGTCGTGAGTGGAGGTGGTGCAAACCGACAAATACGGAGCATCTGCCGGATGGGCAAATTTTATTGTTGGGTTTTTCGGCATTCGCTGGATTTCCAGACTCAAAATACCCAATTCCGACATGGCTTTTGGCACACAGTCCGGAATCATTCCCAAATCTTCGCCACAAACCAACATATTGCCCACCGCAACAATTACTGGCAGTTTCTCCATTCCTTTTCGATACCAGAAATTCTCGTGCCGTTTGTAAAAGTAATCGACGTATAGATTATTCAACTGCTCTTTTGTCCAGTCGTCCAATTCGGCATACGAACTGGTTTTTTGCATCGAAATACGCGGATGCCATTGGTCCTCGCCGGTGGATACAAACAAAACATTGGCTACCAAATCAAACAATCCATCCCTGATTTTACGGTTTTGATCGTCCAAATCCTCTTCTTCAATGTTCTTCAGGAAGTGCTGATTGATTTTTTGCTGGGTATTAAATTCATCTTTCAATTTATAATGCCCGTGTCCCAAATCGTCCAGAAATTCGTGAATAACTGTTTCTGTTGATTCTCCAAATAAGGGTTTCAGGAGGTGGTGCCGAATGTATGGTTTCGAAAAGCGCTCGTGGTTAAAATATAGACCATAGTGACTGATTTCCTTTGTTGATAAAGGTAGCGCAGGATTAAAATGACCGAGCAAAGCTTCAACGGCATTGGTCGGTACTTCCCAAATTCGGAAGAAACCCAGAATATGATCAATCCGGTAGGTGTCGAAATAGTCGGTCATTTTTTGCATTCGCTTGATCCACCATTGATAACCATCTTTGGCCATTTCTTCCCAGTTGTAGGTTGGGAAACCCCAGTTTTGTCCCTTCACGGCAAAATCATCGGGTGGCGCACCGGCTTGCGCACTGAGGTTAAATAAATGGGGTTCAGTCCAGGCTTCCACGCTATTTGGGCTAATCCCGATCGGAATGTCGCCTTTCAGGATAATTCCATTTTTTCGGGCATAGTTTGCAGCTTCCTTAAGCTGTTTATCCAGATGATATTGAATGAAATAATGGACGGCAATGTCTTCCCATGCATACGATTTGGGGGAACAGAGTTTTTCGATTTTTGCCGGATTGTAGATGCTGTATTCGCCCCAATTGCGGAAATCGGGCGATTTGTATTTGTCGCGCAGGTAAACAAAAGCAGCATAAGGCACAAGCCATTCTTTATTGGTCTTGAAGAACTGTTTAAAGTCATTCGATTTGAACAATTTTGCTCCATCCTGATCGAAAATAAGCTTGTAATAGCGCGATTTGTGTCGCAGTACTTCAGGATAATCGACTTCAGAATTCTTATTGAGCAATTTTTGCTGCTCGGCAAACTCGGCCATTAGCTTTTCATCGTTCAGTGGGCCAATATTATCCAGATTCAGGTAAATGGGGTGAAGAGCCATCACCGAAATCGACTTGTACGGATAAGAATCGAGCCAGTTGTGCGACGCAATGGTTTCGTTTACCGGAAGAATCTGCACCATCTTTAGGCCGGTTTGTTTAGCCCAGTCAATAAAATCGAACAGGTCATTAAATTCACCTACCCCAAAACTGTTTTCACTCCGGAGCGAAAATACAGGGACACTTACACCAGCACCTTTCCACAATCCCAACGGAAACCGGAAATGAGAATCGGTCTTGATGTAAATAGATGACGAATTGGTCATTGAAATTTCGGGCAGTTGTCGGTCGTGCCCATCTTCCAGGGTAACTACTTCCTTTTTTATCATATCCCAAATTCCGTATTTGTATTGGAGCGGAAATTTCAATTCCGCAGCATTCAATTGTCCGGTCCAAAGCGGAAAATCGTTGCTACATTCCAGAACAAATGCTTTTTTTCGATCCCAATTTCCCAACTGATCCTGATTTCCTAAAATGCAAACTTTGTAATCGGACGTGATTCGGGGAACTTCAATTTTAAACTGAAGAACTTGATTGGCTTGAATCTCCGAAACTGCTTCCCGGTTGCTTCCCGGGTTCATGATTACCTTTGAAAAGGAAGAAGTAAACAAAGCTTTTTCTTCGGCTGGCGGATTGCGCCACAAATCGTCGATAATCAATTCTTTGATTGCTTCATTTTTAATGTCAATGAAATGATTGCTCCCCCATTCCCAGACTTCGTAACCCGAATCTGCTTTCATCAGGTATTTATATTCGATTCGACCCGATTTTTGATTTGTTTTTACTGAAATTTTCCAAAATCCATTTCCTTGATAACTCATTTTTTGAGCCTGGCTCACATCCCACTGCCCGAATAACCTGGACGATCCGGAAATGTAAATCTCTTGTCCGGGGATGGTTTGATAATGAATGGTTAATGTAATTTTCATAATCGCAGTATTTGTTTGGATTCAACGCACTTCATCGATGAAAGTGTTTTGCAGTGAAAAGGTACAAAAAATTGTCTCAGCGATTTCAATTAATCCTGATTTATTCGTCCCGAATTCAGAAAATAGACTGGATGCTGAAAGTAGGATTCGAATGTCATTTGAATCGCGAAATTAGACGGCATGATAAAATCAGGACGGATCAGCACGACCATGACGCTTACCTTTTTTCTTTTTGATTACATTTGTCGAACTGATTTTAAAACCAACCAATGACAAAATTTATTTCAATTATTGCTGCAGCCGTACTTTTTTTGTCGGCCTGTACCACTCAAACTCAAAAAACTGTTCAGGAAGATCGCCTGACCGATTTCGTCGATCCTTTTATCGGAACTGGGTTTCACGGACATACCTGTCCGGGAGCTGCATATCCGTTCGGACAAATTCAGTTGAGTCCTGATAATGGAACTCAAGGCTGGGACTGGTGTTCCGGCTATCATTATTCCGATAGCATTGTGGCTGGCTTCAGTCATTTGCACCTGAGCGGAACAGGAATCGGCGATTTGGCCGACATTTCTTTTCTGCCGGTTACTTCTGAAGTTACTTTTCAGAAAAATGAAAAAAATGCTGATTTTGTTACCCGTTATGCCGGTAAGTACAGTCACAGTCAGGAAACTGCCAAGCCGGGTTATTATGCTGTAACCTTGAAAAACAATGGTGTAAAAGCTGAATTTACAGTGACCGAACGTGCCGGATTGCACCGTTATTCTTTTCCTGAAGGTGGCGAAAATAACCTGATCATTAACCTTGGATTTGCCATCAACTGGGACAAGCCTTACCAGACTTCGCTTAAAGTTGTGGACGACAAGTTGGTAACTGGTGTTCGCCTGTCGAATGGCTGGGCCAAAGATCAGCATGTTTATTTTGCGGTTCGTTTTTCGTCGCCAATTACTAAATCGGTTATCGAAAATGTTGGTGGCGAAGCTGGTGCTGTAGGCGTTTTCAGTTTTGGCGAAAAACAAGTATTAGCTAAAGTGGGCATTTCTTCGGTTAGCGTTGAAAATGCCATAGCCAATCTGGATGGTTCTTTGGCCGGATGGGATTTTGAAGCAACTGCCAAAGCTGCATCAGATGCCTGGGAAAAAGAACTGGCGAAAATCAAGATTCAGTCGAACGACAAAGATCAGAAAACCATTTTCTATACTTCGCTTTACCACACCATGGTTGCTCCTGCTTTGTTTTCCGATTCAAACGGAGAATTTAAAGGAATAAACGGTGACACACAGAAGGCTTCAGGATACAACCGTTACACCGTATTCTCGTTGTGGGACACTTACCGCGCGTTGCATCCGCTGTTTACTTTAACGCAGCAGGCCCGTGTCAACGACATGGTGAAAACGATGCTCGATCATTATAAACAGACTGGAGTTTTACCTGTTTGGGAACTCGAAGGCAACGAAACATGGTGTATGGTAGCCAATCATTCTATTTCGGTTATTGCTGAAGCTATCCTGAAAGGAATTGGAGATTTCGATTACCAACTAGCTTTTGAAGCCATGAAAGCAACATCAATGGCTGATCGCGATGGAATGGGCTATCACGATAAACTGGGATATATTCCTGCTGATAAAATTCAGCAATCGGTGGCCAAAGCAGAGGAAGTGTGTGTTGACGACTGGGCTGTGGCTGCTGTTGCTCAGAAATTGGGAAAAACCGAAGACGCTGCTTATTTTGCCAAGCGTGCACTGAATTACAAAAACTACTTCGATAAAGAAACCGGTTTTATGCGTGGAAAGCTAAGCAATGGTCAGTGGACAACACCATTTGATCCGGCATTCTCGAAACACGAAGGAAGCGATTATACCGAAGGAAACGCATGGCAATATTTGTGGCTGGCTCCACAGGATGTAAACGGATTGATTGAGTTGCTTGGCGGCAAAGACGCATTTGCCGATAAACTTGACCAACTTTTCGTGGTTGCTGAAGGTGTAAAAGGTGCGGAAGCTTCTCCTGATATTTCAGGATTGATTGGAAGTTACGCGCATGGTAACGAACCTGGTCATCACACCACTTTTCTGTTCAATTATGCCGGACGTGCATGGCGAACTCAGGAACTGAACCGCCAGATTCAGGAAACGATGTACACCACCAAACCTGATGGTTTATGCGGAAACGAAGATTGCGGACAAATGTCGGCCTGGTATGTGTTCAGCGCGATGGGTTTCTATCCGGTGAATCCTTCGGAATTGAAATACCAGTTTGGTTCGCCAATCGTTCAGGAAGCCAAATTGGAAGTTGCTTCGGGTAAGTTCTTTACCATGAAAGCTCCGTTGGCTTCGAAAGAAAACAAATACATTCAGGAAGTGAAACTGAACGGACAAGTATTGGATCGTACATTCATTACCCATCAGGAAGTGATGGATGGCGGAACTCTTGAATTCACAATGGGCGCTCAGCCGAATAAGGAGTTGTTCAAGTAAACAGTCGCAGTTTTCATAGAGGGATTCCATCTCTTTTTGAAAGATGGAATCCCTTTTCTGCCACTGCATTCTGTAAAAAGTCATTAGTCATTCGGAAAATTTCCCAATGACTAATGACTTTTTACTTTTCCTGATAAACCCGCACGTAATCCACTTCGTATTTAATCGGAAATTTAGATCGGTCGGGGTTTCCGCCATTGCCACCGAGTGCCAGATTCAAAAGTAAATAATGAGGCTGAGTGAATGGGTTAAATCCATCCGGATTAATCGTTTCGCTGAGTAAAGTTGTGTTTAGCAATTCATCATCCAGATAAAGTTTGATTGATTCCTTTGTCCAGTCCATTCGCCAGATGTGGAATTTTTTTGTACATTCCGGATCTTTGGCAAGGAAATGGGCGAAGGGAATTCGCTCCGTATCCCATTTTGCAACATACTGCTTGTCGGTTCCCCAGGCCACGTTTGCCAAAATAGTGGGCACATTGTTTACACGGTAGAATTCCATCAGATCAATTTCCCCGTTCGAAGGCCATTGTTTGGCAACACCCAATGTCCAGATGGCAGGCCACGATCCCATTGCGGTGTCAATCCTTGCCCGAATCTCAAATCGTCCGTACAACCATTGCTTTTGCCCTCGGGTATTGATGCTTGCTGAAGTGTAATGCGCCGTTTCCCTGTTTGCACGCCAATCCTGACTCCCAACTTTGAATTTCGGATTTTGAATTTCCTCGCGACGGCCTTCGATAATTAGAGCACTGTTGGAGCATGTGGCATTTTCTTCCTGATACCATTGCAGTTCTTCATTCCTGACAAAGCCTTTTTCGTATTTCCAGAAGTCAGGATTGGGTTTGCCATTGCTGTTAAATTCATCGTCCCAAACGAGTTTCATGCCGGGAATTTCTGTTGGTGGATTGGGATCGGGAAGAGTAGGGTTGATTGGCTGAGAAAATGCAGCAAATGAAACGAGTGCAAAAATGAAGGAAAAGGTAAGTTTTTGCATAAGGTTGGGTTAGGTTAACATAGTGAGCGGGTGACTTCAAGGCACCCGCTCACTAGAAAAGAATGCTATTTCGCCGGAATATTCTTCAGTGTTTCAACCAAAAAGTCCCAGAATTTGATGACCGATTCGATATTTACTTTTTCGTCGGGTGAGTGTGGGAAGCGGATTGTTGGTCCAAATGAGATCATATCCCAATGAGAATAAGTTCCACCCAGAATTCCACATTCCAACCCGGCGTGAATCGCTTTAATTTCAGGAATTCGACCGAATTTGTCATTGTAAACCTGAAGCATAGTTTTCAGAATAGGCGACTCCATGTTGGGTTTCCATCCCGGGTAACCACCGGTTAAGGTTACTTTGGCTCCGGCCAGTGAAAATACCGAATCCATACGCGATCCCAGTTCTGCACGGGCTGAATCGACTGAACTGCGCATCAGACATGAAACACTGATTGTTTTCGTTTCATTGTCCGATTTCACAATGGCCAGGTTCGTTGAAGTTTCAACAAGTCCTGGCATGCTGTCGCTCATGCGGATGGCTCCGTTAGGGCAGGCAACAATGGCATGAGTGAGGTTAATCTGAGTCTGTTCGTCGATGAGCGAAGCGGGCATCTCAGTTTTCGCCAATTCAATCTTCAGTGTTGGCTCGGTTGTCGAAAGTTCGCGTTTGATGATCGTCGTTAAACCGGCAATCAATCCAACGAGTTTGTCGGCAGTTGCATACGGAACCGTAACTATTCCAAAAGCCTCGCGAGGTATGGCATTGCGAAGGTTTCCTCCGTTGATAGCTGCTAAACGAAGGCCACAAACTTTGTAAGCTTCTTTCAGAACACGGAAGAAAATTTTGTTGGCATTTCCGCGCCCCAGATTAATGTCCAATCCTGAATGTCCACCTTTCAAACCGGTAATGTTCAGCTTAAAAGCGATTGATTCGGCAGGAACCGGAACTTCAGTAAAGCTAAACTTTGCAGTGGCATCTTCACCGCCGGCGCAGCCCACGTACAATTCGCCTTCGTCTTCAGAGTCCATGTTAATCAGGATGTCGCCTTTCAGAATTCCCGATTTTAGACCATTAGCTCCGTCCATACCGGTTTCTTCGGTAGCAGTAAACAATGCTTCAACCGGACCGTGTGCAAGGTCTTTCGATGCCAGAACAGCCATTGCAGCAGCAACTCCAATCCCGTTGTCGGCGCCAAGCGTTGTTCCGTTTGCTCTTACCCATTCGCCATCGATGATGGTTTCAATCGGATCTTTGGCAAAATCGTGGTCTTTGTCGCTGTTTTTTTGTGGCACCATATCGAGGTGTCCCTGAAGAATTACTCCTTTACGGTTCTCCATTCCGGCAGTGGCCGGTTTGCGGATAATAACGTTTCCTGCTTCATC is a window from the Aquipluma nitroreducens genome containing:
- a CDS encoding 4-alpha-glucanotransferase, yielding MKITLTIHYQTIPGQEIYISGSSRLFGQWDVSQAQKMSYQGNGFWKISVKTNQKSGRIEYKYLMKADSGYEVWEWGSNHFIDIKNEAIKELIIDDLWRNPPAEEKALFTSSFSKVIMNPGSNREAVSEIQANQVLQFKIEVPRITSDYKVCILGNQDQLGNWDRKKAFVLECSNDFPLWTGQLNAAELKFPLQYKYGIWDMIKKEVVTLEDGHDRQLPEISMTNSSSIYIKTDSHFRFPLGLWKGAGVSVPVFSLRSENSFGVGEFNDLFDFIDWAKQTGLKMVQILPVNETIASHNWLDSYPYKSISVMALHPIYLNLDNIGPLNDEKLMAEFAEQQKLLNKNSEVDYPEVLRHKSRYYKLIFDQDGAKLFKSNDFKQFFKTNKEWLVPYAAFVYLRDKYKSPDFRNWGEYSIYNPAKIEKLCSPKSYAWEDIAVHYFIQYHLDKQLKEAANYARKNGIILKGDIPIGISPNSVEAWTEPHLFNLSAQAGAPPDDFAVKGQNWGFPTYNWEEMAKDGYQWWIKRMQKMTDYFDTYRIDHILGFFRIWEVPTNAVEALLGHFNPALPLSTKEISHYGLYFNHERFSKPYIRHHLLKPLFGESTETVIHEFLDDLGHGHYKLKDEFNTQQKINQHFLKNIEEEDLDDQNRKIRDGLFDLVANVLFVSTGEDQWHPRISMQKTSSYAELDDWTKEQLNNLYVDYFYKRHENFWYRKGMEKLPVIVAVGNMLVCGEDLGMIPDCVPKAMSELGILSLEIQRMPKNPTIKFAHPADAPYLSVCTTSTHDMSTIRGWWEEDREKTQQFHNLELGNAGLAPYFAEPWICQQIITQHLYSPAMWVTIPIQDLISMDSKFRWEKTQAEQINYPSNVRHKWRFRMKQSIEDLKKADEFNNLLKELIKASGRNSDY
- a CDS encoding glycoside hydrolase family 16 protein, translated to MQKLTFSFIFALVSFAAFSQPINPTLPDPNPPTEIPGMKLVWDDEFNSNGKPNPDFWKYEKGFVRNEELQWYQEENATCSNSALIIEGRREEIQNPKFKVGSQDWRANRETAHYTSASINTRGQKQWLYGRFEIRARIDTAMGSWPAIWTLGVAKQWPSNGEIDLMEFYRVNNVPTILANVAWGTDKQYVAKWDTERIPFAHFLAKDPECTKKFHIWRMDWTKESIKLYLDDELLNTTLLSETINPDGFNPFTQPHYLLLNLALGGNGGNPDRSKFPIKYEVDYVRVYQEK
- a CDS encoding GH92 family glycosyl hydrolase, with translation MTKFISIIAAAVLFLSACTTQTQKTVQEDRLTDFVDPFIGTGFHGHTCPGAAYPFGQIQLSPDNGTQGWDWCSGYHYSDSIVAGFSHLHLSGTGIGDLADISFLPVTSEVTFQKNEKNADFVTRYAGKYSHSQETAKPGYYAVTLKNNGVKAEFTVTERAGLHRYSFPEGGENNLIINLGFAINWDKPYQTSLKVVDDKLVTGVRLSNGWAKDQHVYFAVRFSSPITKSVIENVGGEAGAVGVFSFGEKQVLAKVGISSVSVENAIANLDGSLAGWDFEATAKAASDAWEKELAKIKIQSNDKDQKTIFYTSLYHTMVAPALFSDSNGEFKGINGDTQKASGYNRYTVFSLWDTYRALHPLFTLTQQARVNDMVKTMLDHYKQTGVLPVWELEGNETWCMVANHSISVIAEAILKGIGDFDYQLAFEAMKATSMADRDGMGYHDKLGYIPADKIQQSVAKAEEVCVDDWAVAAVAQKLGKTEDAAYFAKRALNYKNYFDKETGFMRGKLSNGQWTTPFDPAFSKHEGSDYTEGNAWQYLWLAPQDVNGLIELLGGKDAFADKLDQLFVVAEGVKGAEASPDISGLIGSYAHGNEPGHHTTFLFNYAGRAWRTQELNRQIQETMYTTKPDGLCGNEDCGQMSAWYVFSAMGFYPVNPSELKYQFGSPIVQEAKLEVASGKFFTMKAPLASKENKYIQEVKLNGQVLDRTFITHQEVMDGGTLEFTMGAQPNKELFK